The region TCGTCGCTAAAGCTCCACATTTCGTGTCGTTCGACGCGCTGCAAATTGCCCAACGTTGATCCTAAGACTGCTGTAGCCGATCGAAATGAGCCCCTGACTACTTTGAGAAACTACAGGGTTATTGATGCAGGAAGTAAGAATGCGTGTCTGGGTATGCAGGTTACGCCTTTAGAGGAGGGGTCTGTTGCTGTGGGGGATCAGATTGAAGTGCTAGAGACTGGAGAGCATCTCTTTATCGGGGGAGAGGGGCCGAAAGTTGACGGCTAAGATACGGAAATAGAGGATTGGGGTAATAAATCGAATCCACCGCCTGATTCATACAGGTCAAGCCATGTGATACGCCTCTGAGCGTAAGCGACCTATGTGCAGTAGGGTAGCGAAATCAAGTGGACTAGAACATATTTTTTGTATCCAGTGGCTGTAATAGAAAGAGCACTCCAGTGCAAAGTTGCGCGTCCCGGTTCGAGATGCCTGCAATCGATCATGATGGACTGGAGAAACGAAGTGGCTGCTGCACGATCTTTGCTCTTTCCAGTTCCTGTTGTACAAATTTTCAGCCGCGAAGGGTGTTTTACCTATAAAACACAACAACATAGCGGTGCAAGCTTCGCCAGAGGCATTTGGAAAGTGTGAGGACGACATGGAGAGCTGAAAGCGGGAAGTAGATTGGCGTGGCCCCATACAGTCAGCCACCCACAAACACGCCTCGAAAATAACACCACAGGCCGCAGCGACGACATTTAGCACGCTGCTTTCGTTCCTGCGCTCCTCGAAGCTTGGCCCCCAGCCAGTGATTTCCGGGGTCGCTCCTGCTTCTCTGCACGACCTCACACATCCTTGGTGTCTTGGCATCAGCCTTAAACCACCATTACGGCTGATTCTGCGTCTTTCTTTTTCTCAGCTCGGCTGTACGTTAGTGTAAACGCCAATTTTGACTGTCGCATAGCCATTTTAGGTGTAAACACACAGAAGGCTGCAGATAGTCTCGACTAGGTCAAGTCAGCTGGAGTCTTGGATGTTCGAACCAGGCTGATACTCCCAACACGACTTTCATCCTCAGTCTCGTAATCGACGTTAGTTCAGCATGGATGGAGTATCTTTCGCCGCAAGTGTGATCGCTATCATACATGTCACTGTGGAGTTAGCAGTACTGATCAAAGAGGTTGCCGACGGCGTCAGTGTTGTGGAAGCGACGCTCGCGGACCTTCTCAGCGATGTAGATAGCTTTCAGCGAGTGCTCGAGTCTCTTAAGGAGACGATGGAAAATAGCGAAATCAATGCGGATCCGCATACCACAGGATATGTGGGTAGCCACTGGAGGAACCTCGCCCGCTCGTTGGACGATGGTGCGGGCGCTTTACAGAAGCTGCACATACTGTTAGACGGTATCAATAAGACGACATCGGTCTTCGGCGCCGCGCGGAAGCAGTTTAAGTTGAAGAGCGCTACTTGGCAAATATCCCGGTACAGAGAACAGATCCAATCGTCAAACACTGCACTTCAGTTGTCGCTCAGTACAATCATTCTGTACGTTAGACTTTCAGTGCCCGTCTCATGGCTCTTAATGCCAAAAATTTGCTGATCAAACACCTAGCTGGAATCAGGTGGCCTTCCAGAAAACTACCACAGACATACATGAGCATATTGTCCCGACACTGGATAAACTCTACGATGAATTCCGCACATTCGGCAATTTCCTGAACAAAAAGATAGAGAAGCTTCAGGAAACGGTTGCGAATCAATCTGATCCGGACGACTATGACCTTACATATATGACCAACTTGAGGGACTGCGTCagctccgccgccgacgtCGTGTCGACCGCTTCAACGATACGTAACCCGAACACGGAAGATGATGTTTCGGTGAGATGTAACTCTCCTTTTGTAGGACTGTTCCACAAAGAAGAGCCGGAACCCTTGTTGCGTTGGATGCGTTCGAACACTGTGTACAAATTTGAGGACGTAGATACACCATTTCCCCTTCGACCAGATACTCGTACTGGACAGATCCCGCCGTCTGATAGCCACATCAGGATCGAGATCGAGATCGATATAATAAGGTCGCTTTTGACAGAGGGGAAAATGTTCAAAAAAGAGGGTAACCTAGAGAGTGCAGTTCGACGTTTCTGGAACTGCTTAGAGCGGCTGTCAGCCCACACCAGCGATGGCTCTTTCCGTGCGGAACAACTTGTACTCTCCTGTGGAGTGACAAAGATTGAGATCCTCGACCTTCTCATTGACTCTTATTATCTCTCACGTTCATGGAGCAACGCGAAAGCAGTCATAGTGGATAAACTATTGGTGGTAGAGCGATGTTCAGGTCAAAAGAACGAAGTCTACCTAAGAGACAGCATGAAGCTAGCAGCGCTTATGATGAACGACCGCGAATTTGAGCAGGCGCACTGTCAAGCCCGAATAGCGCTGGTAGGCTTCAAGAATCTGGGCGAAGCTGGATGCGAAGGATATGAAGATTGCCTACGATTTCTGATTCGACTGTGTCAGCACGAAAACGAAATCGAGGGAGAAGACGCTTACTTTGCACTCCTTGCAAGTCATAAAAGAGAGATTCGGCATTCTCTATGCCGACCTAAGGTCATACCTTTATCATTCAATGGCCCCAGTCTCCGACCAGATTACAAGTCGAGTCCAAAAGTTACTGTTGGGTCCACAACTGCAGCTACGCCATATGAACTCTTAGATAGACCAAGTCGACCGCCACTGAACAAGAAGCGTAGCTCTCGGTTTGAAAGACCCCATTTCCGAGACACAGATCAGATCAATATCTTGCAGGGAAGGGCTGGAGCCCAACAAGATTACGAGAAGTGGTTCGGTGATGTCAGGTTCCAACCCAAATCTTGCGAACTACCGGTATTTTCACTCGCGAGCAACTCCAGCCATAGCAAACGCTTCAGGAATATAGGAGATGAACAGTCACCATCTAGAAGGCAAGATTATAGTTCTTTACCGCAAAAAGAGACTCGACCAATTGCCAACCTATCAAACGCGACTATCCCCGACATCACAGTATCCATGGATGGTGTTGGCTCCACTGGGCGTACGGATGCTTCTGGAGCGCTAGTACACGGGATGAACCCAAGCGCCTCCACCATACGGCGAAGCATATCCGATTCGCATCTTCATACTGCCCAGTTACAAGACCAAGGCTTTGTGCGGGAGAGGTCAGCGAAGTCGTACTCTTCATTGCGGGTTACAAAGCCGGTTCAACACGCTTCCGCCAGAGGTTCATCCTCGGATACAAATAGGGATCTAGGCAACGGTCAGCCTGGCAGAACCACCAGAAGACGTCATGGCGACATACATTCAACTGAACTATCCAACGATACGAACTGTACTTGCTCACACGAGGTATCAGCCATTGGTACTTCACCATGCCCTACATGCCTGGCGCTCATGTCTCAGCTCTCAGAAGATGATTCGCTCATGGATAGCAAGAGTCTGGGGGCTCTCCATCCAGCCCAGGGTGTCTGGGCATGTATCAGTTGCAAGTCCAGCACTATTCAATACTTGGGTGAGCATGTATGTCGTTCATGCTCAGCAAAAAGGGTGAACGCTTGTCCCAGCTCGCTCAATAACTTCAAACGCAGTTTTCTCGATTCTCACCACACTCTTTTGCCACCTAGAAATCCGGCTACTTTAGCTGCTAGTCTGAGCAGTCCCTCCATACGCCGAAAAGCGCTATTGCTTGGAGACACCTTGTGCGGTAA is a window of Pyrenophora tritici-repentis strain M4 chromosome 2, whole genome shotgun sequence DNA encoding:
- a CDS encoding GTPase SAR1 and related small G protein: MDGVSFAASVIAIIHVTVELAVLIKEVADGVSVVEATLADLLSDVDSFQRVLESLKETMENSEINADPHTTGYVGSHWRNLARSLDDGAGALQKLHILLDGINKTTSVFGAARKQFKLKSATWQISRYREQIQSSNTALQLSLSTIILWNQVAFQKTTTDIHEHIVPTLDKLYDEFRTFGNFLNKKIEKLQETVANQSDPDDYDLTYMTNLRDCVSSAADVVSTASTIRNPNTEDDVSVRCNSPFVGLFHKEEPEPLLRWMRSNTVYKFEDVDTPFPLRPDTRTGQIPPSDSHIRIEIEIDIIRSLLTEGKMFKKEGNLESAVRRFWNCLERLSAHTSDGSFRAEQLVLSCGVTKIEILDLLIDSYYLSRSWSNAKAVIVDKLLVVERCSGQKNEVYLRDSMKLAALMMNDREFEQAHCQARIALVGFKNLGEAGCEGYEDCLRFLIRLCQHENEIEGEDAYFALLASHKREIRHSLCRPKVIPLSFNGPSLRPDYKSSPKVTVGSTTAATPYELLDRPSRPPLNKKRSSRFERPHFRDTDQINILQGRAGAQQDYEKWFGDVRFQPKSCELPVFSLASNSSHSKRFRNIGDEQSPSRRQDYSSLPQKETRPIANLSNATIPDITVSMDGVGSTGRTDASGALVHGMNPSASTIRRSISDSHLHTAQLQDQGFVRERSAKSYSSLRVTKPVQHASARGSSSDTNRDLGNGQPGRTTRRRHGDIHSTELSNDTNCTCSHEVSAIGTSPCPTCLALMSQLSEDDSLMDSKSLGALHPAQGVWACISCKSSTIQYLGEHVCRSCSAKRVNACPSSLNNFKRSFLDSHHTLLPPRNPATLAASLSSPSIRRKALLLGDTLCGKTHMASMWSENKILDEDTPLTNTFVTSTTVDGREIELVTWDTRSLDMYESLRRLSYEGTHIVLICFDITDPDSFDNIEEMWNPEVNQYLQDVPKVLVGCKMDLRNSETALAGLRLRNLMPVSPYAADKLAIKIQALAYFETSAVKNQGLTELFDYVADAAAKLAPKRRSGAIRRVLSRGQINLKFLY